Proteins encoded within one genomic window of Flavobacterium gilvum:
- the pelA gene encoding pectate lyase translates to MNFKKLLLFATVLGLTGLNLQAQSNTENEISTRPFQDGVNHWYHIKDEGNIVNPVENQPQYAESDYSKIADNIILFQRDNGGWPKNYDMRAILTPEQIQKLKETKGILHTTFDNATTYTHINYLAQVYTLTKNESYKKACLKGIDFILNAQYSNGGWPQYFPLEKGYSRHITFNDGAYMGIMNLLKKVVNNDSNFAFIDRKTKSKVTTAYQKGLDCILKMQVLDNGKLTAWCQQHDEITLLPAWARAFEPPSICNGESTEIVQFLMDINNPNDKIIKAVESAIQWFNASKIYNTRIEIFDAPKFESKYTTVTKDKKVVNDTTAPPIWTRYYELTTDRPLFCNRDSKYVYSLAEVERERRVGYSWYTYDPKKVLDKYPAWQKKWAPQTAALKQ, encoded by the coding sequence ATGAATTTCAAAAAATTACTGCTCTTCGCAACAGTGTTAGGTCTTACAGGTTTAAATCTACAAGCCCAATCCAATACCGAAAACGAAATCAGTACCAGACCGTTTCAAGACGGTGTCAACCATTGGTATCACATCAAAGACGAAGGTAATATTGTGAATCCGGTGGAAAATCAACCCCAATATGCTGAATCAGATTACAGCAAAATTGCCGACAACATCATACTATTTCAACGTGACAACGGAGGATGGCCAAAAAATTACGACATGAGAGCTATTTTGACACCGGAGCAAATACAAAAACTGAAAGAAACTAAAGGGATTTTACATACTACTTTTGATAACGCCACCACTTACACACACATCAATTATTTGGCTCAAGTATATACTCTGACCAAAAATGAGTCCTATAAAAAAGCCTGCCTGAAAGGAATTGATTTTATTTTAAATGCACAATATTCGAATGGAGGTTGGCCACAATATTTCCCTCTAGAAAAAGGGTACAGCCGACACATTACCTTTAATGACGGTGCTTATATGGGAATTATGAATTTATTGAAAAAAGTAGTAAATAATGATTCTAATTTTGCTTTTATAGATAGGAAAACAAAATCCAAAGTTACAACAGCTTACCAAAAAGGTCTTGATTGTATCCTAAAAATGCAAGTTTTAGACAATGGAAAACTAACCGCGTGGTGCCAACAACACGATGAAATTACCTTATTGCCAGCTTGGGCAAGAGCTTTTGAACCGCCAAGCATTTGCAATGGCGAAAGTACCGAAATCGTACAGTTTTTAATGGATATTAACAACCCAAACGACAAAATAATCAAAGCTGTAGAAAGTGCAATACAATGGTTTAACGCTTCTAAAATATACAATACCCGAATCGAAATTTTTGATGCACCAAAATTTGAATCAAAATACACAACGGTAACCAAAGACAAAAAAGTGGTGAACGACACTACCGCGCCACCTATTTGGACACGTTATTATGAATTAACCACCGATCGTCCTCTATTTTGCAACAGAGACAGTAAGTATGTGTATTCATTGGCTGAAGTAGAAAGAGAACGTCGTGTAGGATATTCGTGGTACACTTATGATCCCAAAAAAGTATTGGATAAATATCCGGCTTGGCAAAAAAAATGGGCTCCACAGACCGCCGCTTTAAAACAGTAG
- a CDS encoding glycoside hydrolase family 28 protein has product MKKNKINLVCIALTVFMTICSKNVLAQNSKTEVAYPGVQFKMAKVKEPIIPKNTVNIKDFGAVNGGTVLNTKAFADAINAVSKKGGGKVIIPPGVWLTGPIILKSNIELHAQAGALIQFSPNKDLYPIIETSFEGLNTWRCISPIYGKNLENVAFTGKGVYDGSGQVWRMVKKGKLTESQWKSFVASGGVLNDKKESWYPSEQYFKAATSGNADQNVRLDLKTKEDYQAIRDFLRPVMVSIQNSKRVLFDGPVFQNSPAWNIHPLMIEDLIIRNVSVRNPWYSQNGDGLDVESCKNVLVENSSFDVGDDAICIKSGKDKDGRDRGVPCENLVIRNNIVYHGHGGVTVGSEMSGGVKNMYVANCTFMGTDVGLRFKSNRGRGGIVDNIYITDIFMTDIPSQAISFDLYYGGKSIAETLAEGGNKINTTVVPVDEKTPQFKNIIIKNITINGAYQAVFLQGLPEMNLENIAISNLTVKAERGFSIIDANGIKISNAKLDIEAPNVFEIYNGKNLSIKNTEFNSTSPKAVSINGEACKNIELVSTQNSDFSKKTVIGDNVPKEAVKF; this is encoded by the coding sequence ATGAAAAAAAACAAAATTAACCTTGTCTGTATTGCTTTGACAGTATTCATGACTATCTGCTCCAAAAATGTCCTAGCCCAGAATTCGAAAACAGAAGTGGCTTATCCGGGTGTCCAATTCAAAATGGCAAAAGTCAAAGAGCCTATCATTCCAAAAAACACAGTAAACATTAAAGATTTTGGCGCTGTCAACGGAGGAACTGTTTTGAATACCAAAGCATTTGCCGATGCAATCAATGCCGTATCCAAAAAAGGAGGCGGAAAAGTGATTATTCCTCCTGGAGTTTGGCTTACAGGTCCAATCATCTTAAAAAGCAACATCGAATTGCACGCTCAAGCGGGAGCATTAATTCAGTTCTCACCCAACAAAGATTTATATCCAATCATCGAAACCAGCTTTGAAGGATTAAACACTTGGCGTTGTATCTCCCCTATTTACGGTAAAAACCTTGAAAATGTAGCATTTACAGGAAAAGGCGTTTATGACGGTTCGGGTCAGGTTTGGCGTATGGTAAAAAAAGGAAAACTAACCGAGAGTCAATGGAAAAGCTTTGTTGCTTCGGGAGGTGTTTTGAATGACAAAAAAGAAAGTTGGTATCCATCAGAGCAATATTTTAAAGCTGCCACAAGTGGAAATGCCGACCAAAATGTGCGTTTGGACTTAAAAACAAAAGAAGATTATCAAGCCATTCGCGATTTTCTTCGTCCGGTAATGGTAAGTATTCAAAACAGTAAAAGAGTATTATTTGACGGTCCTGTATTTCAGAATTCACCGGCTTGGAATATTCACCCGCTGATGATTGAAGATTTGATTATCAGAAATGTATCGGTTCGTAACCCTTGGTATTCACAAAACGGTGACGGTCTGGATGTAGAATCCTGCAAAAATGTCCTTGTAGAAAATTCAAGTTTTGATGTGGGAGACGATGCTATTTGTATCAAATCTGGAAAAGACAAAGATGGGCGTGATCGTGGCGTTCCTTGCGAAAACCTTGTTATCCGCAATAATATCGTTTATCATGGGCACGGAGGTGTAACCGTGGGAAGCGAAATGTCTGGAGGCGTAAAAAACATGTATGTTGCAAATTGTACTTTTATGGGAACAGATGTTGGTTTGCGTTTCAAAAGCAACCGTGGTCGTGGAGGAATTGTAGATAACATCTACATCACGGATATTTTTATGACTGATATTCCGTCTCAGGCAATTTCATTCGACCTTTATTACGGCGGAAAATCCATTGCTGAAACTTTGGCCGAAGGAGGTAACAAAATCAACACCACGGTAGTTCCTGTTGATGAAAAAACCCCTCAGTTCAAAAACATAATTATCAAAAACATCACTATCAACGGAGCTTATCAAGCTGTGTTCTTGCAAGGCTTACCAGAAATGAACCTTGAAAACATCGCTATTTCGAATTTGACCGTAAAAGCAGAGAGAGGTTTTTCAATCATCGATGCCAACGGAATCAAAATCAGTAATGCTAAATTGGATATTGAAGCCCCAAACGTTTTTGAAATCTATAATGGCAAAAATTTATCCATCAAAAACACAGAATTCAATTCGACTTCTCCAAAAGCAGTAAGCATCAACGGAGAAGCCTGTAAAAATATCGAATTGGTTTCAACACAAAATTCGGATTTTTCAAAGAAAACTGTTATTGGCGATAATGTTCCGAAAGAAGCTGTGAAATTCTAA
- a CDS encoding L,D-transpeptidase: MQKFILILALITIFYSCKQQNSDTFVFKKKIERKQPKSISFHFENTKQWLNQNPSSMELKIVRAVNRTDKNHLTKMDSILIPGDLSGDIVFYLPFPLEVPYLLPVNKIIFFSYPTQTFAAYENGELIYAGPTNMGRKNDPTPTGLFFTNWKAERTTSTFNDEWDLRWNFNIANKVGVGWHQYELPGYPASHSCLRLQEKDAKYLYTWADQWILKDDQNILFKGTPVIIFGKYDFDAPKPWLQLANNPKALNISPSEIENITKPYLETILLEQRKKEKSAQ, translated from the coding sequence ATGCAAAAGTTCATTCTGATACTCGCCCTCATTACCATTTTCTATTCGTGTAAACAACAGAATTCAGATACATTTGTGTTCAAAAAAAAAATTGAAAGAAAACAACCCAAAAGTATTTCGTTTCATTTCGAAAACACCAAACAATGGCTCAATCAAAATCCAAGCAGTATGGAACTCAAAATCGTTCGAGCCGTCAACCGAACCGATAAAAACCATTTAACAAAAATGGATTCCATCCTAATTCCGGGAGATCTAAGCGGTGACATCGTGTTTTATCTTCCATTCCCGCTGGAAGTTCCCTACCTACTTCCCGTCAATAAGATTATCTTTTTTTCCTATCCCACACAAACCTTTGCGGCATACGAAAACGGCGAATTGATTTACGCTGGCCCCACCAATATGGGACGAAAAAACGACCCCACTCCCACCGGACTATTCTTTACCAACTGGAAAGCCGAAAGAACAACAAGCACGTTCAATGACGAATGGGATTTGCGTTGGAACTTCAATATTGCCAACAAAGTCGGCGTGGGTTGGCATCAATATGAATTGCCCGGCTATCCCGCCTCACATTCCTGCTTACGACTACAGGAAAAAGATGCCAAATACCTTTATACGTGGGCAGATCAGTGGATATTGAAAGACGATCAAAACATACTATTCAAAGGAACTCCCGTAATCATTTTTGGCAAATACGATTTTGACGCACCAAAACCCTGGCTTCAATTGGCAAACAATCCAAAAGCACTGAACATTTCCCCTTCCGAAATCGAAAATATAACCAAACCTTATCTAGAAACTATTTTATTAGAACAGAGAAAAAAGGAAAAGAGTGCTCAATAA
- a CDS encoding NADPH-dependent F420 reductase, giving the protein MKIAILGTGAVGTTIASRLVEIGHQVMIGSRSKTNEKAIEFVQKFDRNISNGTFEEAANFGDIIFNCIKGEFAVGALKSIEKIIDNKILIDVSIPVNTKNGMPFTLIPELCNTNSLGEEIQKNLPNTKVVKTLNTMWSTLMMTPSMLKDGDHTNFICGNDTEAKETVKILLKEIGWKEESIMDLGDITGSRGMESVLHLWWKIWGSTIGTFSIKVVN; this is encoded by the coding sequence ATGAAAATAGCAATTTTGGGAACAGGAGCTGTTGGCACAACGATAGCCTCTAGATTGGTTGAAATAGGTCATCAGGTAATGATAGGCTCCCGAAGCAAGACTAATGAAAAAGCAATTGAATTTGTACAAAAATTTGATAGAAACATCAGTAACGGAACCTTTGAGGAAGCCGCAAATTTCGGAGACATCATTTTCAACTGCATCAAAGGAGAATTCGCAGTTGGCGCATTAAAATCTATCGAAAAAATTATTGATAACAAAATCCTTATCGATGTCTCTATCCCTGTTAATACAAAAAACGGAATGCCATTTACCTTAATTCCAGAACTTTGCAACACCAACTCATTGGGAGAAGAAATCCAAAAAAACTTACCAAATACCAAAGTGGTAAAAACCCTAAACACCATGTGGAGTACCTTGATGATGACGCCATCAATGCTCAAGGATGGAGATCATACCAATTTCATTTGTGGCAATGATACAGAAGCCAAAGAAACAGTGAAAATTTTACTGAAAGAAATTGGTTGGAAAGAAGAATCTATTATGGATTTAGGCGATATTACGGGTTCAAGAGGAATGGAAAGCGTACTCCATTTGTGGTGGAAAATCTGGGGATCCACAATAGGAACTTTCAGTATCAAAGTGGTCAATTAA
- a CDS encoding carbon-nitrogen hydrolase: MSKKKYKIAVIQLNLNDVAENNLKKCLSWVRDAAAQGAEVISLPELYSSHYFCQSEDVDNFALAEPLYSTSFIAFSALAKELGVVIIVPFFEKRMAGIYHNSAYIIDTDGSEAGLYRKMHIPDDPHFYEKFYFTPGDLGFKAFPTEKGKIGTLICWDQWYPEAARLTALQGADVLFYPTAIGWHPLEKEQYGENQHGAWMNVMKGHAVANGVYVAAANRIGLEQYIEGTAGIQFWGSSFIAGPQGEILAQASHDKEEILIAEVDLDLQENVRQNWPFFRDRRIDAFGDITKRAID, encoded by the coding sequence ATGTCAAAGAAGAAATACAAAATAGCAGTCATTCAATTAAACCTAAATGACGTTGCCGAAAATAACCTAAAAAAATGTTTGAGTTGGGTGCGTGATGCCGCCGCTCAAGGAGCTGAGGTAATTTCGTTGCCTGAATTATACAGTAGTCATTATTTTTGTCAAAGTGAAGATGTCGATAATTTTGCTTTGGCGGAACCATTGTACAGCACTTCATTCATTGCTTTCAGTGCATTGGCAAAAGAATTGGGAGTGGTCATCATTGTTCCTTTCTTCGAAAAAAGAATGGCCGGAATTTACCACAACAGCGCATACATTATAGACACTGATGGTTCTGAAGCTGGTTTATACCGCAAAATGCACATCCCGGACGATCCACATTTCTACGAAAAATTCTATTTTACACCGGGAGATTTAGGTTTCAAAGCTTTCCCAACCGAAAAAGGAAAAATCGGGACATTAATTTGCTGGGATCAATGGTATCCAGAAGCAGCCCGATTAACTGCTTTACAAGGTGCTGATGTATTATTTTACCCAACAGCAATCGGTTGGCATCCATTAGAAAAAGAACAATATGGCGAAAACCAACACGGTGCCTGGATGAACGTAATGAAAGGTCATGCCGTTGCCAATGGTGTGTATGTCGCTGCGGCAAACCGTATCGGACTGGAACAATATATTGAAGGAACTGCTGGAATCCAGTTTTGGGGTTCATCATTTATCGCTGGCCCGCAAGGAGAGATTTTGGCGCAAGCCTCACATGATAAAGAAGAAATCCTTATTGCTGAAGTTGACCTGGATTTACAGGAAAACGTTCGCCAGAACTGGCCATTCTTCAGAGACAGAAGAATCGATGCTTTTGGGGATATTACTAAAAGAGCCATTGATTAA
- a CDS encoding agmatine deiminase family protein: protein MSTNNRRFPAEWEKQQGILLCFPHNGKDWPGKYEAVQWAFVEFIKKVATYEQVFLIIADENQQNKVTEMLEMAHVTMSNVSFIIHKTNRSWMRDSGPIIVKNGSKREALNFNFNGWAKYKNINLDKHVPNKVGEFLNIPVTQVMYKGKPVIVEGGAIDVNGKGTLLTSEECLMHPDIQVRNPGFTKEDYEAVFKEYLGVTNVIWLGDGIEGDDTHGHIDDLCRFVNEDTIVTIVELDPSNSNFKPLQDNLKRLQNAKLEDGKSPVIVTLPMPKTIDFDGLRLPASYANFLILNNCVLVPTFNDANDRKALNILSECFPDREIIGISATDFIWGFGTLHCLSQQIPE, encoded by the coding sequence ATGAGTACAAACAATAGAAGATTCCCCGCAGAATGGGAAAAACAACAAGGAATTTTATTGTGTTTCCCTCACAACGGAAAAGATTGGCCGGGGAAATACGAAGCGGTTCAGTGGGCCTTTGTTGAATTCATCAAAAAAGTAGCCACTTACGAACAGGTATTCCTGATTATTGCCGATGAAAATCAACAAAACAAAGTCACCGAAATGCTCGAAATGGCTCATGTAACGATGAGCAATGTTTCTTTCATTATACATAAAACCAACCGAAGCTGGATGCGAGATTCGGGTCCAATTATCGTTAAAAATGGCTCAAAAAGAGAAGCTTTAAATTTTAATTTTAATGGTTGGGCAAAATATAAAAACATCAATCTGGACAAACACGTTCCAAATAAAGTTGGAGAATTCCTAAACATTCCTGTTACGCAAGTAATGTACAAAGGAAAACCGGTTATTGTTGAAGGTGGTGCTATTGATGTAAATGGTAAAGGAACGCTGCTTACCTCCGAAGAATGTTTGATGCATCCTGATATTCAGGTTCGAAATCCCGGTTTTACCAAAGAGGATTACGAAGCCGTTTTCAAAGAATATTTGGGAGTTACCAACGTAATTTGGCTTGGCGATGGAATTGAAGGCGATGATACTCACGGACATATCGATGATTTATGCCGATTTGTCAATGAAGACACCATTGTTACAATAGTCGAATTGGATCCAAGCAACAGCAACTTTAAACCATTGCAGGACAATCTAAAAAGGCTTCAAAATGCGAAACTTGAAGATGGCAAATCTCCTGTAATTGTAACATTGCCAATGCCGAAAACAATTGATTTTGATGGATTGCGTTTGCCCGCAAGTTATGCCAATTTCCTGATTTTGAACAATTGCGTTTTGGTTCCCACGTTTAATGATGCCAATGACAGAAAGGCTCTTAATATATTGTCTGAATGTTTTCCTGACCGTGAAATCATCGGAATTAGTGCGACCGATTTTATTTGGGGATTTGGGACGTTACATTGCTTGAGTCAGCAAATACCGGAGTAA
- a CDS encoding M1 family metallopeptidase, with amino-acid sequence MRNNCFKVLFQLALLIAFNASWSQDAGTTSAKPVSKYDYHDAFGPFFYTNNGSSTRSASGAPGHEYWQNRADYKLTAKLNEKTNEIVGSEILTYTNNSTDVLSFVWMHLDQNLFKSDSRGNALIPLTGSRNGARGEIFDGGHKIQSVKVVTTSKGGKSTEKEAKFIITDSRMQVFLPDDLKAKGGVVKIKIDFSFISPKEGSDRMGVLDTKNGKIFTIAQWYPRMCVYDDLRGWNTNPYLGASEFYLEYGDFDANITVPANHVVVCSGELLNPTAVYSAEEQKRITQAKQSEKTVMIRTAEEVVANASKAGTTAEKTWHFKIKNARDLSWASSPAFILDGARINLPSGAKALALSAYPVESAGNEAWGRSTEYTKTSIENYSKRWFEYPYPVATNVAGNEGGMEYPGIVFCGWESKGEDLWGVTDHEFGHGWFPMIVGSNERLYGWMDEGFNTFINSISSTDFNNGEYKSKPTDLHQNAEYFTDPKNEPVMSSPDNMKEKNIGLLCYFKPSSALIALREQVLGPERFDLAFRTYTERWAFKHPAPDDFFRTMENVAGEDLGWFWRAWFVNNWRLDQGVNSVKYVKNDPSKGAVITIENFEKMAMPVVLDVKTKSGKVTRVKLPVEIWQRNVDWSFKVNTTEEIESVVIDADHVLPDVNESNNTWKSGSGTVEKDVILDGYLGKFSTKAAPLKIEITEKNSVLFAEITNYPKFSLTPIGKDKFESKEAGVTLEFNEAKSGFDMIISSNQKIPFTRD; translated from the coding sequence ATGAGAAATAATTGTTTTAAAGTCCTGTTTCAACTGGCTTTATTAATTGCTTTTAATGCATCTTGGAGTCAGGACGCAGGCACAACTTCTGCCAAACCAGTTTCAAAATACGATTATCACGATGCCTTTGGCCCTTTTTTTTACACAAACAATGGTTCATCAACACGTTCCGCCAGCGGAGCTCCCGGACATGAATATTGGCAAAACAGAGCCGATTACAAATTAACTGCCAAGTTGAACGAAAAAACGAATGAAATTGTTGGTTCCGAGATACTTACTTATACAAACAACAGTACCGATGTGCTATCATTTGTATGGATGCATTTGGATCAAAACTTATTCAAATCAGATTCCAGAGGAAACGCTCTTATTCCGTTGACAGGAAGTCGTAACGGTGCGAGAGGCGAAATTTTTGACGGAGGACATAAAATTCAATCAGTTAAAGTTGTTACTACTTCCAAAGGAGGAAAATCAACAGAAAAAGAGGCAAAATTCATTATCACTGATAGTAGAATGCAGGTTTTTTTACCAGATGATTTGAAAGCTAAAGGCGGAGTGGTGAAAATTAAAATTGATTTTTCATTTATTTCCCCAAAAGAAGGTTCAGACAGAATGGGAGTTTTGGATACCAAAAACGGTAAGATTTTTACAATAGCACAGTGGTATCCACGTATGTGTGTGTATGATGATTTGAGAGGTTGGAACACCAATCCGTATTTAGGAGCTTCAGAGTTTTATTTGGAGTATGGTGATTTTGACGCTAATATTACTGTGCCAGCGAACCATGTGGTGGTTTGCTCGGGGGAGTTATTGAATCCTACTGCGGTTTATAGTGCCGAAGAACAAAAAAGAATTACTCAAGCTAAGCAAAGCGAAAAAACAGTTATGATTCGCACCGCCGAAGAAGTAGTCGCTAATGCATCAAAAGCTGGAACAACCGCTGAAAAAACATGGCATTTTAAAATAAAAAATGCACGTGATCTTTCTTGGGCATCTTCGCCTGCATTTATTTTGGATGGTGCTAGAATCAATTTGCCAAGTGGTGCAAAAGCATTGGCATTATCTGCTTATCCTGTCGAAAGTGCTGGAAATGAAGCTTGGGGACGTTCTACAGAATATACTAAAACTTCGATTGAGAATTACTCCAAAAGATGGTTTGAGTATCCTTATCCTGTGGCAACCAATGTAGCTGGTAATGAGGGGGGAATGGAATATCCTGGAATTGTTTTTTGTGGTTGGGAATCCAAAGGGGAAGATTTATGGGGAGTAACTGACCATGAATTTGGTCATGGATGGTTCCCAATGATTGTAGGCTCCAATGAGCGTTTATATGGATGGATGGACGAAGGTTTCAATACTTTTATCAACTCAATTAGCTCGACTGATTTTAATAACGGAGAATATAAAAGTAAGCCAACGGATCTTCATCAAAATGCCGAATATTTTACCGATCCAAAGAATGAGCCTGTTATGAGTTCACCAGATAATATGAAGGAAAAAAATATTGGGCTTTTGTGCTATTTTAAACCAAGTTCGGCTTTGATTGCTTTAAGAGAGCAAGTTTTGGGACCAGAGCGATTTGATTTGGCTTTTAGAACCTATACAGAGCGTTGGGCATTTAAGCATCCAGCACCAGATGATTTTTTCAGAACGATGGAAAATGTGGCGGGAGAAGATTTAGGTTGGTTTTGGAGAGCTTGGTTTGTGAATAACTGGCGTTTGGATCAAGGTGTTAACTCCGTTAAATATGTGAAAAATGATCCGAGTAAAGGAGCGGTTATTACAATTGAGAATTTTGAGAAAATGGCTATGCCGGTTGTTTTGGATGTAAAAACGAAAAGCGGAAAAGTAACCCGTGTTAAATTGCCGGTAGAAATTTGGCAACGCAATGTAGATTGGTCATTCAAAGTGAATACAACCGAAGAAATCGAGAGCGTAGTTATCGATGCAGATCATGTTTTGCCGGATGTGAACGAAAGCAATAACACTTGGAAATCGGGTAGTGGAACTGTTGAGAAGGATGTTATTTTGGATGGTTATTTGGGTAAATTCTCTACCAAAGCGGCTCCGCTGAAAATAGAAATTACCGAAAAAAACAGTGTGCTTTTTGCTGAAATTACCAACTATCCAAAATTTTCGCTTACGCCAATAGGTAAAGATAAATTTGAATCCAAAGAAGCAGGTGTAACATTAGAATTTAACGAAGCCAAAAGCGGATTTGACATGATTATCAGTTCCAATCAAAAAATACCTTTTACGAGAGATTAG
- a CDS encoding aldose 1-epimerase family protein — protein sequence MITTISNSFLTAQIKHLGAELSSLKDNSNKEYIWNGNPDFWGKHSPVLFPIVGTLKNNSFQYKDAQYQLSRHGFAREMEFELIDKQENKSTFSLVSSPKTKEKYPFDFDLHLIYTLENKSLKIEYKVFNNGETKMPFSIGAHPAFDLPGDFENYSLTFEKEGTLNYYILEDGLISNTTDELHLDKNKLPLNYELFKNDALVFKNIDSKSITILEKSKPFLKVNYTDFPDLGIWTPNAPFICIEPWFGYSDTVDKSGDLFDKEGIQLLEPKAVFHSEFSIEIL from the coding sequence GTGATTACAACTATATCCAATTCTTTTCTGACTGCACAAATCAAACATCTTGGAGCCGAATTAAGTTCCTTAAAAGACAATTCTAACAAAGAATACATTTGGAACGGAAATCCTGATTTTTGGGGGAAACACTCACCTGTTTTATTCCCAATTGTGGGTACGCTAAAAAACAATTCCTTCCAATATAAAGATGCTCAATATCAATTATCAAGACACGGTTTTGCTCGTGAAATGGAATTTGAATTAATTGACAAACAGGAAAACAAGTCAACTTTTTCATTAGTTTCATCTCCAAAAACCAAAGAAAAATATCCGTTTGATTTTGATTTACACCTCATTTACACTTTGGAAAATAAATCTCTAAAAATTGAATATAAAGTATTCAACAACGGAGAAACCAAAATGCCATTTTCAATTGGAGCACATCCGGCATTTGATTTACCCGGTGATTTTGAAAATTACAGTCTGACTTTTGAAAAAGAAGGAACTTTAAACTATTATATATTGGAAGATGGACTGATTTCGAATACTACAGATGAATTGCATTTGGACAAAAACAAATTGCCCTTGAATTATGAATTATTCAAAAATGACGCATTGGTTTTCAAGAACATTGATTCCAAATCAATAACTATTCTGGAAAAATCCAAACCTTTTTTGAAAGTTAACTATACTGATTTTCCGGATTTGGGAATATGGACTCCAAACGCGCCTTTTATTTGTATTGAACCTTGGTTTGGTTATTCGGACACGGTTGATAAATCAGGGGATCTTTTTGATAAAGAAGGTATTCAACTATTAGAGCCAAAAGCAGTTTTTCATTCTGAATTCAGTATTGAAATCCTATAA
- a CDS encoding GNAT family N-acetyltransferase, with product MLEINFLPFPVLKTKRLLLRQVNKNDANTILSLRSNDEVMKYIPRPYLKTKEDALELIAMFDDKIENGIGINWGICFPDEPEKIIGIIGHYRLKPEHFRAEVGYMIFPEYNGKGIVSEALQKVVEYGFKEMKLHSLEAILDPENKGSEKVLLKNGFVKEGHLIENEYYEGRFLDSMIYSLLNNS from the coding sequence ATGCTAGAAATTAACTTTTTGCCATTTCCCGTATTAAAAACAAAGCGTTTACTATTACGACAAGTCAATAAGAATGATGCAAACACAATTTTGTCTTTACGTTCCAATGATGAAGTAATGAAATACATTCCGAGACCTTATCTTAAAACCAAAGAAGATGCCCTTGAACTCATTGCTATGTTTGATGACAAAATCGAAAATGGAATAGGTATCAATTGGGGAATTTGTTTTCCTGATGAACCCGAAAAAATAATAGGAATCATTGGCCATTACAGACTAAAACCAGAACATTTCAGAGCCGAAGTCGGTTATATGATATTTCCGGAATATAATGGAAAAGGAATCGTATCTGAAGCGTTGCAAAAAGTAGTTGAATATGGTTTCAAAGAGATGAAATTACACTCACTTGAAGCAATTTTGGATCCTGAGAATAAAGGTTCAGAAAAGGTTTTATTAAAAAATGGTTTTGTAAAAGAAGGACATTTAATAGAAAATGAATATTATGAAGGACGCTTTTTGGACTCGATGATTTATTCACTTTTAAATAATTCTTAA
- a CDS encoding VF530 family protein: MEKHQSKDPLHGITLQKIVETLVDYYGFDTLGELIKIKSFNENPSVKSSLTFLRKTDWARKQVEELYVKTLPKINNSL, translated from the coding sequence ATGGAAAAACATCAGTCTAAAGACCCGCTTCACGGAATAACACTCCAAAAAATAGTCGAAACATTGGTCGATTACTATGGTTTTGACACTTTGGGAGAACTTATCAAAATAAAATCATTCAACGAAAACCCAAGTGTGAAGTCAAGTCTTACCTTTTTAAGGAAAACCGATTGGGCACGAAAACAAGTAGAGGAGTTGTATGTAAAAACACTTCCAAAGATAAATAATAGTTTATAG